In the Paramisgurnus dabryanus chromosome 18, PD_genome_1.1, whole genome shotgun sequence genome, GTCCACAATGCAAAGTTTACAGTATAAACAAAAATTAGTACACAAGCTAGGGCAGAAATGAATTATTGTATATAGTATAGTAAATGGTTTTCATCACAGATTAAAAtatattcttataaaataaattgtaataattatataaatgtgcattaccTTTTTGTTGCTTTTCTACATTTCCTATGTTCTCGTGCTACTATGTgttgtaattaaacctaatCTACAGTAAGACCTCCCCCATATAGTCAGTGAGGAAGAATATATTGGGACAGAAACAGTGACTCACCCTTAGCATAGGAGCGAATGATGAGAATGGAGGACACATTTGCCATGCCTGTACTGTTAAATTTCCCAATGAGCGGTAGCTGGTTAGCTATTCTGACAGAGGCAAAGGATTGTGGGTAAAGATATTGCTTTGTTGCTTAACGCTCAGTAACCAATCATAGACAGATCAAGATAAAGGAAGAGAGCGAGAGGGAGGGGCTATGGGCTGCTGAGCTGATCACCATAGAAACACTGCCACCCTCTGTCACAGACTAGAATTTCTTAACATGCGTATATGGATTGATGAATGCATGTGAAGATAATGAATGTGATGAATCTGAGCCACTGTGTAAGACGCCCAAGACATGGACAATTGAATCCATTATGTTTCTTGTATTAATTTCTTTGccctgctgaacacaaaggaagatttttgtaatcaagcaggagcACTGAAGCACCATTGACGtccatagtaagaaaaatactatagaagtcaatggtgctcaaaaacggGGTGGGTATAAACATTGCtgaaaatatcttcctttgtgttcagcagagcaaagaaatgtatacaggtttgaaacaactgagggcaagtaaatgatgaccgaattgttgggtgaactatccctttaatcctCATGATGGGACAAATCCTGTGAATGTAATGCAACAAAGATCTTGCTAAATCTTGTCAGCATGCTCTCCATTATGAGTATAAGAATACGAAGTAATTTACTTATTAACTCTGCTACTACGAATTGTTTAAATGAGCACTGCATAAGTTACAAATTCCAAGCTTTTCTTGTTGTTAGTTTAGACTGGAGCAATGAATATGTTGCTTTTCATAACAAATACTATCCTGTGCTTCcttgacagatgcttttatcctaACCAACTAATAGttcattcaagctatacattttatctgtATTTGTGTGACCTGAGAATCAAACCCATAACCCTAATACAGTACAATGCTCTACCCAGTACACTGCTGGCTTTAATAGCCCTACAagagttttgacttgtgaccttttaaaaatgtctttctACAGCAAAAAAAAGCATGAGCCCAGGTTAATTATCTTTTGAACACAGGTCAATAATTTCCTTGTATTTGCTGACATTCTGTAATCTTGTTAATGGTTATGAGTGGTTGGGATTTATAATAACTATGGTTACTTATTGCTGAGTGTAAATTGCAGTGTTTTGAAACATTTATGATGTTGCAATGGTTCTGCTCTTCAGCGAAGTTTCATTGCTGCAGTTATGCAGATGGTTCTTAGAGATAGGTAAACTTTAGCAAGTTTACCGGGGTGTGCCATTAAATCACACAATATTACAGAAATAGCATCTCGAGTTATTGTATAATCACTGGTCCACATGCTCGCTGCATAAAGAaaagttcctgtagctcaaatgGTAACGTATTACATTGTGGGAACACACATATTGATCAAATATACTGTTTAtatcttgaatgcactgtaagtcactttggataaaacgGTAGGGTGTTGTCTGAATGACTTTTGCTCACCTTGTTGGAGTATGCTGGAAAAGTAGTAAGTTTACCCAAAATACAAATGATGTCATACTCGTAACAAGCTTGCAAtctgtgatttttatttaataaaacacaataagCATACATCTCTTGTATGGTACTGTAAGTATATGTGCAAACAAATCTGCGCCACATTACGAATCCACACCTCTTGCGCACATGGTAATTTTGACTGAGCTTCTAAAGCCCCTTATGTCATTATCTCTGCCTTTTTCAAAGAGTTGTTACAGACAATCTGTTCTGTCTACAAGAGACACCAGCTGGCATTAGAATACTCAATGGCAGTCATAACAAGAAAGTTAGAAGGTATTAACCTTTTGTAGATAAATCTGTTATAGGATTTATTATAGATTGAGGAAATCACGTCAGCACCCTTTGCAAGACAAGACCCCTGTACAGTTATCCTAGAAGGGTGCCTACCAAGGGTCAAAAATCAAACCTGACTGAGGGCAGTCGGCTGAAAGTAAATGTTGCTTtgttatgttaaaattaaagttgccctgattCTCCTAGCTtataattttgtaatatttaaaaaataaataaccaaaCATAACtaattcagttttattttcaaaggtaAGTTGAAATTCTTTTGccaatcattttaaaatttcctTTTGTCTGTGTGCCACTGCCTTGACCTCTCCATTATTAGCCTATAGTACCCGAGTTCGTTGAGTTTTGTGTTGCATGCTATACTCCTTCAAGTATGCATGGgcataaaaaaattcactttaattccttgcatttaatttcaatttacatttttgtaatgtactaataaaacaataaatgtttcattttagaaaatgtttaattaacATCTGCGTCAATGAAGTTTATCTTTATTCCTTATCTCACATGGCATGATGGGCCAAATTAAAGGTCATTCCGTGTTGAAAGAgacacatttgtatatttaaactACTATATTCGggaggggttttcaaactttataatgaCAAGGTCCCCCCAAATAAGATGAACCTTTTGTGAGGGACTACCTTCATATAATATGTATCCATCTATAGAAAAAACACATGAATTTTACATGATTTTCACATGTGCTAACATCAATTTCACCTCTGAAAAAAACACTTGATCACATGTGAAATGTTTCCCCATGTGAGAAATACGGAGCCcataaggggacatggagaaaaaatttaataatGTTTAGTTTCGTGTGCATGCTATACTCCTtcagtttcacgtgcgcacgcaatagtttcacgtgcgcacgcgaaactaaacttaaaaaaaaaattctgcacatgaaggtttcgcatGAGCATATGAAactaaacattagatttttttaactcCAATGTCagcttaggggctcggtacaaACTAGGgttgcaccgataggattttttgggaccgataccgatttaaacagacaacttctggccgataccgatattaaacacttgtatacaatactatacagttggtctatttgctagtttatttctgcatcaaattatttttactgaaaatggatttgatctaattaacattcaaccgaccaacataataagagagacacaaattaagctaaaacaaatataataagacagcatgacaaccttcaaaggtggtttttgctgttcagcatttattttattaacaacattaactagttttttttacatataatggatttctttatgcagttaattaataggcCGATACGGATTGtttttctcgtgctattgccgatatgccgatggtttcaaattcatcaaaaatcgtccgataaatatcggcggccgatacatcggtgcatcactagtacAAACACATGTGAAACCCATGTggtcaaaattttaaggcaatcaggtaacttacttttttaagttgaaccaacaaatcatTTTAGAGTGAAGAAAATATAACATGCATATCTTAAATATTGACTAAGTAAGGCCACGTCAAAATTGACAACTACTGTAAGTTCATGTCTTTTTTGAATAAGAAAATTCACATTTTAACCCAGTTAGATAAATGAAAGTCCACTAAGTTTtgtttacaaaatatttattctcaCAAACACATTACACAACACCACATTCCCTTGAGATAAAGTTTCAATTGGTTTCTCTCCCTGGTAGATGTGTTGTTCTGTACATCTCTACAGTACTGAAATGCAATGGCCCGGACGCCTCATCTCATACCATCATGCTGAAGAATTCCCTCTTATTTGGCTCCAAAACTTTAGCAAGCCCCTGTAAAACAAGAGATGaaaaaataaagttataaatACAATTTCCCAACTCTAAAGGTTCTTGAGCCATGGGTGCTTCTAGCTCCTTTAAAGGGGGCCTAATATGCAAAATGCACACGACCATGTTAAATTGATGTGTAACGCAGTCACGAGGCCGAGAACAGAACTTACCAGATTGCAGCACTGGCTGAAACTGACCAGCCATGCAGATCTCTTCCTGCTTCTGGCGGACGATACGCTGGATTGCAGGTGGCAGGCCGCGGGGATTGCGTGAGAAGACCAGAGCGTAGCCATCCTCACATGTGCCATCGTCCTTCAGGGTGCGGCAAGCATAGGTGATAGCGTAGTTGTCATAATCGGTGTCAATGACCCAATAGTTGTCACCTGCACAGACAAAAAACAACCCAAATAATTAATGTGGTGATACGACTCCCTGTCATGTAGATGCAGTCATTGAGTTAAGTATAAAGTATAGCGATAATAACATACCTCCGCTAGACAGGTAGCTAGCCAGACCCTGGTAGTTCATGAACATCTTGCCAGGAGTGGCGGGGTCAGGCACGTTGTACTGGGCGGCCATGTCAGCACACACAACCCAGAACCTGTAAACAGATTGGAGGATTAGGTTTAGCATGACGTCAAtgcttaattatttatttaaactggGTTTTTAAGATTTCCTTATTATGTTATAATACCCTTCATGCTGTAGAAATGctaaaagggacactccacttttttttttaaatatgctcatttttcagctgccctagagttaaacatttgatttttaccgttttggaatccattcagctgatttccggggtctggcagtaccaattttagcatagcttagcataatccattgaatctgattagaccattagcatcgcactaaaaaataaccaaagcgttccgatatttttcctatttaaaacttgactcttctgtagttacataatatggctgcagaaggcgcaatgatattacacagtgcctgaaaatagtctcctgttaccaaggggactattttcaggcactgcgtaatatcattgcgcctgctgcggCCATATTACGGCAGCAATTCCTtaattatgccagaatgagagtatagttcctagccataccaacttttaattttctgtcggtcttagtacacgatgtaactacagaagagtcaagttttaaataggaaaaatattgaaactctatatttttgagcgcgatgctaatggtctaatccgattcaatggattatgctaagctatgctaaaagtggtagtgccagatccggagatcagctgaatggattccaaaatggtaaaaatcaaatgtttaactgtaatggagctgaaaaattagcatattttttaaaaagtggagtgtccctttaaaccaaCTTAAGATGGTTAAACTGGTCTTAGCTGATTAAGGCTGGTTTTGCTCTTCTCCTGGTGTGACCATGTTGGGGCTTACTTGCTAGTCTAAAACCAAAGCCCTGTAAACCAGCTTTTATTGTAAATATCACATGATTTATTGTTTCACTGACCCGAAAAGAGTAACGCGACCCTTGGAAGAGGCCGTCATGGTGCCATCATCATCAATAGTGTATTCGGCAGAGATGTTGTCCTGTAGGAAAAGTCCCTCTGGATCTTTCTTCTGCTGAGCATACCATTTACCTGCATACTACAAGACACAAAACCCATAAACATCTCACATGTTTTCAATTAACATTAGAAATGAAATGTTTCAGAGCTACACCCATACCCGCTTCGGATCAAAGTTGTCCTTGACTTGAAAACTGTCCACCACGCAAGAAGCAGACCAACAGCGTTCAACGTAGGATAGAAAAACCACCAGCAGAGCAAACTTGTAATATTCCATTCTGTATAGCACACATGTACAAATGAAACGCTTGCCTTATATTCCAACAGTTACTACAATTAGTTAATATACAAAGAGAGTGCTGGTCTGCATTTTTGTTAACCGCATGACCCCGAAAGGCCTACATAATGTAATAACACTGTATCTTACCTGTTTGTTTTGGAGTGATTCTGTGATGTAGGATCTTTCTCTGTGCTTCTCCACAGTCTTGTGTTGTCTACACTGAGCAAAAGCCCTTTTATACGTACTCCACAGACAGGCTTATTGATTATTTTCACTTCTTGTGACTAAATAAGGTTCTTAAATCTACGGTTAATCCGGTTCTAGAAATCCTCGCTGTAATCTGGCCTCTCGGTTGAACCTTCCCACGCTTACCGTAAAAACAATTGACGCATTATGTAAGTGGAATATAgtaaagctttgtttaattaaataaatgaaaaacatctGTGAATAGTgataaataaagtgagcaaaTTTATTTGAACTTTATTTGGTAGATAATGCAATTTATGGTAACTCATAACCTACTGTTGTATATTGTTATTGtagcatttatttgtaaatcaCGTTGGGTTTCTAAAATGGTGTACAAGGATTAATAATGAATATGCTCCCTGTCTAGGATTGAGGAAAAACACCTGACTGACAGACGCTGTATTGTTTTGCTGGAGGGATTGGGATTGTTGATCTTTTTGAGGATGTGCAGGCTGCAGTGTTGTCTTTATTACACCAGTGGCTTTGTGACTGTTTGATTAGATTTTCTTTTTATGAGACTCTTATTATGTAATAATGAATCGGTTTTGAAGTAGACTTGTATGTGGTCACATCAGTTTCCTCTTTTATAAAAACCAGTGCATAAACATAGTCGTGACGTTAAGACTGCGTCTTAAAAACCTCTACTTTGTATTACAAAAAGCTTGCATGATAGCTTTTGCATCTTTATAAGCATTTTCCTGTATAGCACAGTTAGCAGCGCAAatggtcatgggttcgaacccaggaaacacacatagtGATGataatgtataccttgtaatgcactgtaagttgcttcgGAGTAAagcttctgccaaatgcataaatgaaatATAGCCTCCTTTAAGTTGTCAACGTTCAGGttatatgtaaataaataacttgATCCTTGAAATGCCCCCTGATCCAAGCATTTGAACAATTTAAGACCTTAACAAGCAGATGGCTTGTAAACATCTTGATGAAATCATTAAGCTATCTAGATTTATGatattcacacagacctttgatATCAAAGAAGACATTTATTGTACAATATGATCTCTGtacacattatttaaaaaaatatattttctggtCCTAATCTGTTTTTGGGACTGCTTCCCAAACATGCATAATCAGTGGCCACGTTTTTTGAGAATTAGGATTGGTAAGAACCACTTATAGCACCCTTGGCTCACTTTCAATATCCTAAAGAAACACAGGGATGATCAGGTTAGGTGATCCAAGCATCACATCGCATGTTCCATTGAAACCAATGAAATGCTCAATTGCATAATTGCATAATAGTGGTAGTAAGAGATATTGCTTTAATCTACAACAAAGTTGACCTTTCTTAACATTGACCCAGACACGCAGCATTCAATGCTGTTATCACTTGTACCTGAGCTCCATGGAGATTAATGCAgttctttttaaagatatgtgtttctttttttaagacCAGAGcatgtcatatatatatatatatatatatatagtgatTTTCATACTGcaaataaatgtctttttttctatatatttttttaaaaaggtataTCCTCAGTCACAGCATGCAAGTCACTTTCTTGTTTTGTTTGCTGTCCTCCTGGACCTTACCCGATAAACCCTGAGTCTAATCCCTCACATTGTTCATGTGCTCAGGCCTTGTTCTTGGTTAACCTTTAAAActacataaaacaaaaacaaatgcacTTCTTAGGGTCAGACGCAGATGCTGACCAAGTAAATGTCCCTACTGGTTGATGCACTAGATTAAGTTTGACAAGTCAAAGTCTTAATTTCTGGAATCCGTTGCATCATGATTGAGTTCTGGGAACAACTTCATATTTACACAAAACACAATGGCTCTTTGAAAAGGTCTGTTGTTAATAGTGGGTTAACAGTTAGACTATAATTTTGTTTAACTGTGTAAATTTTTGACAAGTTTGGTTAATCTAAACCTATATGGTTTTTTTGTCAATAGGTTTTCTAAATACTCTAAAAATTGTTACAAATGTCATCATTACATactattttcttaatattttatttgttgtgtCTAATACGATGATAAGACCTAAATACacattgcattaatttttttttcgtCAATGACTTTAGTTGAATTGTGGAGATGCAACTGGCATTGGTTGCAGGATAATAGGGTTCAGCGAAATTGTGTAGTCTACTGCTTCCTTGTGGTCTTTTATGGTAATAACAACATGTGACAACAGGCTGACAAAGGATTATGGAGATTGAGAACATTACAACAAATACAATGCTTTTTAATAAAGGACTTAagcatttattttggtttgattTTGTGTAATATTGGTTCATATTATCCTTTGAACTCATCTAATAAATAGAATATAATGACTGGTTTGGTTAATATCACTAGGTGGCACAGAAACAAAATAACTATTCAGCAATTAATTGGAGGCTAGATTCACATTCTTCTTAGCATAGAAActcacaaaaaaatgtgtttcttgGTAGTTTCTTACATCATCAAAATATGTGCCTAAgcaaaaaatgaattaaattaaaaaaaataattatacatttatcttAACacctttatgttttttttatctgtGCAGTTGCATGTATTCAGTGGTGACATCCCAGTGTTGAAATTAAGGTTGTGAGTTTGAAAAGGTCCTGAGATTAAAACCCTGTCCTTAACTAACCCTCATTGCTTCAGACCTGCATTTATACGTTTGgttcaaaaaaaattttttatagaaactacattgataaaaaaattttttttgcacgTATATAACCAACTTGGAAGTCCTTTTCAACTTCATGATTTTTTATCTTTGCTAGTGATGAGTGtctgtaacttataaaataaagtaaaaataacttcagctaattcaactttattttataagttacagcaactgtAATCACTAGtctagataaaaaaaaaaaaaaaaacaaagttgaaatgacttgtgtATCCAAgttgattatttttatttaacagtgtaaatacaatatagCCTGTTACTTCTTATGTCCATCTTAAACAGTAGGCTAATTTATTATCCtaataaaactattataatAATAGCATAGACAGAACAAAGCAACATAGAACACAATAGtgctcaaagatgcacacagGACTTTTTCTTGTTTTTCTCAGCAGCCAAAGCTGTGATTCACTTTGTGCAGGTATAAATCTATTAATATGCTGATTATCCCCTTGACCTTTTGCCTAAGATGGTTACGGAGCCTTTAAGTATGAACTTTATCTCAATGGAAGGATTATTGGCATTTTATTATAATACTTTTTATAGTTACTCCATCTAGGATGGCATCTATGagattttatttgtaaaaaattcTAAATATACTTATAATTAAAAGCAAAAGAAAAAGATTATATACAGTTGATGTGGTACTATAATATCATCATCACGTCATCTGTAAAGTACAGCTTAATGTGAAAGCTACTCTACTTAAAAACTTTCTTTAATTGGTAACGCATAAAAAACGTTTTATACACTTACATTTTCTGATCTTTAAGTAAGAAATTTAAggtgaaaaaaattaaatatttacaaatgttcttcttttcacttaaagtaagaaattaagttaaaaaatcttttttaggcattaccaattgaagtgaagtaattttttaagttgatccaacttttacttttaacaGTGTAACTACTTATAATATAATGCTGTAGCTTATATTGTTGTGCAAACTCAACGGAGTAAGAATTCCAGTGCCACaaaatttttgtaataatatcagCTTCTGTAATATGACTAAAGTATTCCCATGCTTTCATTGTTTatagatttttctttattagctttgtttctatttatatttagtttttatttatttaaaaaaatgttatatataaaatattctgtacactgtaaatctaaaagttaactcaactcaaaccatttaagtaaaccggttgcattagttttaaaacacatacatttgagtactgtgaacttaaacactacttaaatataagtgcataatgcacatgactcaagtccacagtacttaaatgtatgtgttttaaacttaaatggtctaatgcaaccggtttactttaatggtttgagttaagttaactgttaggttttacagtgtatttttaCATATCCTGTGGGACCTCTGCATATTTTGGTTTCTGAATGCATACATGTAACAAATTTGTTCGACCACCACCTAATGTAAGGTTTGTGCAGCTGCCTACTGTATGGtaccaaaataatttatatagtCACAGTAGTATTTCTAATGCTAAACTACAATATTTGTTatccattaattttttttaatttactgtTTTACAAGAAATGCATAAAAAAGGAAAAGTACTTTTTATTCAGATGCCCAATTACAATTATTTACTTGCAGTCCTTATATAAGTTTTAATGGTTGAATGTTACGCTTGACTTTTGGTCTTTTGAAAGAAGTTGACCAAATTTGGGTATAAAAAGAAAATTCGTTTTTGAGATTCCTTACTCCTGTTCAAAATGATGAAACAATGAAAAAGATGGTCTTTGAGACAAAAAGACAGGTGGTCTAGTAAATTTGTTAAGCACTGTATATGTGTTCTTGACTATATTTATAGAAGAGCCCTTTACAGCTCTCATGTTTTGCGGCCACATTGAGAAAGAAGACAACTGGGGTGC is a window encoding:
- the rbp4l gene encoding retinol binding protein 4, like encodes the protein MEYYKFALLVVFLSYVERCWSASCVVDSFQVKDNFDPKRYAGKWYAQQKKDPEGLFLQDNISAEYTIDDDGTMTASSKGRVTLFGFWVVCADMAAQYNVPDPATPGKMFMNYQGLASYLSSGGDNYWVIDTDYDNYAITYACRTLKDDGTCEDGYALVFSRNPRGLPPAIQRIVRQKQEEICMAGQFQPVLQSGAC